A DNA window from Camelina sativa cultivar DH55 chromosome 17, Cs, whole genome shotgun sequence contains the following coding sequences:
- the LOC104758405 gene encoding defensin-like protein 183, giving the protein MEKAFSVLLVFIIFFIMFASVENKVQANTCMEGLGNCQQCDARCKAKHGPEGKGSCDVKNQLCMCYYPCGKSPSPLGPLESNICYIGAGVCNDKSGPSCCDQKCAQKYLLGSGFCDSIGHIYLCKCQYSC; this is encoded by the exons atggagaAGGCATTTTCAGTACTATTggttttcatcattttcttcatcatgTTTGCTTCCg TTGAAAATAAAGTGCAAGCAAATACATGCATGGAAGGTCTCGGTAATTGCCAGCAATGTGATGCAAGATGCAAGGCTAAGCACGGACCAGAAGGCAAAGGCAGTTGTGATGTCAAGAATCAATTGTGCATGTGTTACTACCCATGCGGAAAAAGTCCTTCGCCACTCGGCCCACTCGAGTCCAATATATGCTACATTGGAGCTGGCGTATGCAACGATAAATCTGGTCCCTCGTGTTGCGACCAAAAATGTGCGCAAAAATATTTACTAGGAAGTGGATTTTGTGACAGCATTGGCCATATTTATTTGTGCAAATGCCAATATAGTTGCTAA
- the LOC104758407 gene encoding probable plastid-lipid-associated protein 12, chloroplastic isoform X3, with the protein MVALRFYTVVEMSLPCLCPCPSSSPISLSSSSPRYHLRNTAKRRLDSSRNCRTLRISCSSSSTVTDQTEQSSFNDAEMKLIDALIGIQGRGKSASPRQLNDVESAVKVLEGLEGIQNPTDSDLIEGRWRLMFTTRPGTASPIQRTFTGVDVFTVFQDVYLKTTNDPRVSNIVRFSDIIGELKVEAAASIKDGKRVLFRFDKAAFSLKFLPFKVPYPVPFRLLGDEAKGWLDTTYLSPSGNLRISRGNKGTTFVLQKETVPRQKLLATISKDKGVAEAIDEFLASNSNPVEDDYELLEGSWQMIWSSQMFTDSWIENAANGLMGRQIIDKDGRIKFEVNIIPAFRFSMKGKFIKSESSTYDLKMDDAAIIGGAFGYPVDITNKIELKILYADEKMRISRGFDNIIFVHIREI; encoded by the exons ATGGTGGCACTCAGATTCTACACTGTAGTAGAGATGTCGCTACCATGTTTATGTCCATGCCCATCATCATCGCCGATTTCACTTTCGTCGTCTTCTCCGAGATACCATCTCCGTAACACAGCAAAAAGGAGATTAGATTCATCCAGAAACTGTAGAACTCTGCGCATAAGTTGTTCATCTTCCTCCACTGTCACTGACCAAACAGAACAATCTTCTTTCAACGATGCTGAGATGAAACTCATTGACGCTTTGATCGGAATTCAAGGCCGTGGCAAATCCGCTTCTCCTAGACAGCTCAAT GATGTGGAATCTGCTGTGAAAGTTCTTGAAGGTTTAGAGGGTATTCAGAATCCT ACAGATTCTGACTTAATCGAAGGCCGTTGGCGATTGATGTTCACCACAAGACCTGGAACTGCATCTCCAATCCAA AGAACATTTACAGGAGTAGATGTGTTCACTGTGTTTCAAGATGTATACTTGAAGACAACAAACGATCCTCGTGTTTCAAACATTGTTAGATTCTCTGACATCATTGGAGAGCTAAAAGTTGAG GCAGCTGCATCGATCAAAGATGGGAAACGGGTTTTGTTCCGTTTCGATAAAGCCGCTTTCTCTTTGAAGTTTCTTCCTTTCAAAGTTCCATATCCAGTTCCTTTTAGACTTCTTGGTGATGAGGCTAAAGGTTGGTTAGATACTACTTATTTGTCGCCTTCAGGAAACCTTAGGATTTCAAGGGGAAACAAG GGAACAACGTTTGTTCTTCAGAAAGAAACTGTACCTAGGCAGAAGCTGTTAGCCACCATATCTAAAGACAAAGGAGTAGCAGAG GCTATAGATGAGTTTCTTGCTTCTAATTCTAATCCGGTGGAAGATGATTACGAGCTTTTAGAAGGAAGCTGGCAAATGATTTGGAGTTCACAG atGTTTACAGATAGTTGGATTGAAAATGCAGCAAATGGTCTTATGGGAAGACAG ATCATCGACAAGGATGGGAGGATAAAGTTTGAAGTTAATATCATTCCAGCATTTAGATTCTCCATGAAAGGCAAATTCAT AAAATCAGAAAGCAGTACATATGACTTGAAGATGGACGATGCAGCAATTATAGGCGGTGCATTTGGATATCCAGTCGATATAACAAACAAGATCGAGCTTAAAATTCT GTACGCAGATGAGAAAATGAGAATAAGTCGAGGATTTGATAACATTATCTTCGTTCACATCCGAGAAATTTAG
- the LOC104758409 gene encoding non-structural maintenance of chromosomes element 4 homolog A-like, with the protein MKRTVKREREPTGNSGGGREADDEEPERLRSVKKEKQRKTGDGSVRIDEPPPTQEEEEQGISDRRILRSQYLALQTKISDSKDDLMRIDSDKFTRIINEVENLHQHVRKPREQIADAEALLDIANTLMTSVKSQSTHGVSPAEFVNALISGFGQGSLEIDADETAQVSMKWKDLGVAVCSTVLVSCGCSTMLGPMDTELKQKKRAANRKRTKLGEGVRPDEVDDTQSEEKTDTDKNMAIMFTILGRKKRVRLENLVLNRRSFAQTVENLFALSFLAKDGRVEIIVDKNGSHFALPRNGPAADLVMSGEVTYNHFVFRLDFKDWKLMSEVVPLGEELMPHREIAVASSSCPSAPADFTQDSQTTPIRKLSRNRGLVVQEETVVEDTPDIKGDGTRRRCKRRLTQS; encoded by the exons ATGAAGAGGACGGTGAAGCGAGAAAGAGAACCCACCGGAAACAGCGGTGGCGGAAGAGAAGCCGACGACGAAGAGCCCGAGCGATTGAGGTCtgtgaagaaggagaaacagagaaaaaccGGAGATGGCTCCGTACGTATCGACGAACCTCCTCCGactcaggaagaagaagaacaagggaTTTCTGATCGGAGAATTCTCAGATCTCAGTATCTCGCTCTACAGACCAAAATCAGCG attCTAAAGATGATTTGATGAGGATTGATTCAGACAAATTCACTAGAATTATTAATGAAGTTGAGAACTTGCACCAGCACG TTCGGAAGCCAAGGGAGCAAATTGCTGATGCAGAGGCACTTCTTGATATAGCAAACACTTTAATGACATCTGTGAAGTCTCAGTCTACTCATGGGGTTTCACCTGCTGAGTTTGTTAATGCTTTGATCAGTGGGTTTGGTCAGGGTTCTTTGGAAATTGATGCTGATGAGACTGCTCAAGTGTCTATGAAGTGGAAGGATCTTGGGGTTGCTGTCTGTTCTACTGTTTTAGTTTCATGTGGTTGTTCAACAAT GTTGGGACCTATGGACACTGAACTGAAGCAAAAGAAGAGGGCTGCCAACAGAAAACGTACAAAGCTTGGTGAAGGCGTTCGTCCAGATGag GTAGATGATACACAATCAGAAGAGAAGACTGATACAGACAAGAATATGGCAATAATGTTTACCATCTTGGGGCGAAAGAAGCGCGTGCGACTTGAGAATTTGGTGCTCAACAGGCGGTCATTTGCACAGACTGTAGAGAATTTGTTCGCTCTATCTTTCTTGGCTAAAGATGGACGAGTTGAGATTATTGTCGATAAAAATGGTTCACATTTCGCCT TACCAAGAAACGGACCTGCTGCAGACCTGGTGATGTCGGGTGAAGTcacttataaccattttgtGTTCAGATTAGATTTCAAAGATTGGAAG TTGATGTCTGAAGTGGTTCCACTGGGTGAGGAGCTAATGCCACACAGGGAAATTGCAGTCGCTTCATCATCTTGTCCCTCTGCTCCAGCAGATTTCACACAAGATTCTCAGACGACACCAATAAGAAAACTATCGAGAAACCGAGGTTTGGTTGTACAAGAAGAAACTGTTGTAGAAGATACTCCTGACATCAAGGGTGATGGAACTCGAAGGAGATGTAAGCGGAGACTCACCCAATCTTAA
- the LOC104758407 gene encoding probable plastid-lipid-associated protein 12, chloroplastic isoform X2: protein MVALRFYTVVEMSLPCLCPCPSSSPISLSSSSPRYHLRNTAKRRLDSSRNCRTLRISCSSSSTVTDQTEQSSFNDAEMKLIDALIGIQGRGKSASPRQLNDVESAVKVLEGLEGIQNPTDSDLIEGRWRLMFTTRPGTASPIQRTFTGVDVFTVFQDVYLKTTNDPRVSNIVRFSDIIGELKVEAAASIKDGKRVLFRFDKAAFSLKFLPFKVPYPVPFRLLGDEAKGWLDTTYLSPSGNLRISRGNKGTTFVLQKETVPRQKLLATISKDKGVAEAIDEFLASNSNPVEDDYELLEGSWQMIWSSQMFTDSWIENAANGLMGRQIIDKDGRIKFEVNIIPAFRFSMKGKFIRKSESSTYDLKMDDAAIIGGAFGYPVDITNKIELKILYADEKMRISRGFDNIIFVHIREI, encoded by the exons ATGGTGGCACTCAGATTCTACACTGTAGTAGAGATGTCGCTACCATGTTTATGTCCATGCCCATCATCATCGCCGATTTCACTTTCGTCGTCTTCTCCGAGATACCATCTCCGTAACACAGCAAAAAGGAGATTAGATTCATCCAGAAACTGTAGAACTCTGCGCATAAGTTGTTCATCTTCCTCCACTGTCACTGACCAAACAGAACAATCTTCTTTCAACGATGCTGAGATGAAACTCATTGACGCTTTGATCGGAATTCAAGGCCGTGGCAAATCCGCTTCTCCTAGACAGCTCAAT GATGTGGAATCTGCTGTGAAAGTTCTTGAAGGTTTAGAGGGTATTCAGAATCCT ACAGATTCTGACTTAATCGAAGGCCGTTGGCGATTGATGTTCACCACAAGACCTGGAACTGCATCTCCAATCCAA AGAACATTTACAGGAGTAGATGTGTTCACTGTGTTTCAAGATGTATACTTGAAGACAACAAACGATCCTCGTGTTTCAAACATTGTTAGATTCTCTGACATCATTGGAGAGCTAAAAGTTGAG GCAGCTGCATCGATCAAAGATGGGAAACGGGTTTTGTTCCGTTTCGATAAAGCCGCTTTCTCTTTGAAGTTTCTTCCTTTCAAAGTTCCATATCCAGTTCCTTTTAGACTTCTTGGTGATGAGGCTAAAGGTTGGTTAGATACTACTTATTTGTCGCCTTCAGGAAACCTTAGGATTTCAAGGGGAAACAAG GGAACAACGTTTGTTCTTCAGAAAGAAACTGTACCTAGGCAGAAGCTGTTAGCCACCATATCTAAAGACAAAGGAGTAGCAGAG GCTATAGATGAGTTTCTTGCTTCTAATTCTAATCCGGTGGAAGATGATTACGAGCTTTTAGAAGGAAGCTGGCAAATGATTTGGAGTTCACAG atGTTTACAGATAGTTGGATTGAAAATGCAGCAAATGGTCTTATGGGAAGACAG ATCATCGACAAGGATGGGAGGATAAAGTTTGAAGTTAATATCATTCCAGCATTTAGATTCTCCATGAAAGGCAAATTCAT CAGAAAATCAGAAAGCAGTACATATGACTTGAAGATGGACGATGCAGCAATTATAGGCGGTGCATTTGGATATCCAGTCGATATAACAAACAAGATCGAGCTTAAAATTCT GTACGCAGATGAGAAAATGAGAATAAGTCGAGGATTTGATAACATTATCTTCGTTCACATCCGAGAAATTTAG
- the LOC104758407 gene encoding probable plastid-lipid-associated protein 12, chloroplastic isoform X1: MVALRFYTVVEMSLPCLCPCPSSSPISLSSSSPRYHLRNTAKRRLDSSRNCRTLRISCSSSSTVTDQTEQSSFNDAEMKLIDALIGIQGRGKSASPRQLNDVESAVKVLEGLEGIQNPTDSDLIEGRWRLMFTTRPGTASPIQRTFTGVDVFTVFQDVYLKTTNDPRVSNIVRFSDIIGELKVEAAASIKDGKRVLFRFDKAAFSLKFLPFKVPYPVPFRLLGDEAKGWLDTTYLSPSGNLRISRGNKGTTFVLQKETVPRQKLLATISKDKGVAEAIDEFLASNSNPVEDDYELLEGSWQMIWSSQMFTDSWIENAANGLMGRQVNIFVRMSLSSIQLLQLVEDLIQIIDKDGRIKFEVNIIPAFRFSMKGKFIRKSESSTYDLKMDDAAIIGGAFGYPVDITNKIELKILYADEKMRISRGFDNIIFVHIREI; this comes from the exons ATGGTGGCACTCAGATTCTACACTGTAGTAGAGATGTCGCTACCATGTTTATGTCCATGCCCATCATCATCGCCGATTTCACTTTCGTCGTCTTCTCCGAGATACCATCTCCGTAACACAGCAAAAAGGAGATTAGATTCATCCAGAAACTGTAGAACTCTGCGCATAAGTTGTTCATCTTCCTCCACTGTCACTGACCAAACAGAACAATCTTCTTTCAACGATGCTGAGATGAAACTCATTGACGCTTTGATCGGAATTCAAGGCCGTGGCAAATCCGCTTCTCCTAGACAGCTCAAT GATGTGGAATCTGCTGTGAAAGTTCTTGAAGGTTTAGAGGGTATTCAGAATCCT ACAGATTCTGACTTAATCGAAGGCCGTTGGCGATTGATGTTCACCACAAGACCTGGAACTGCATCTCCAATCCAA AGAACATTTACAGGAGTAGATGTGTTCACTGTGTTTCAAGATGTATACTTGAAGACAACAAACGATCCTCGTGTTTCAAACATTGTTAGATTCTCTGACATCATTGGAGAGCTAAAAGTTGAG GCAGCTGCATCGATCAAAGATGGGAAACGGGTTTTGTTCCGTTTCGATAAAGCCGCTTTCTCTTTGAAGTTTCTTCCTTTCAAAGTTCCATATCCAGTTCCTTTTAGACTTCTTGGTGATGAGGCTAAAGGTTGGTTAGATACTACTTATTTGTCGCCTTCAGGAAACCTTAGGATTTCAAGGGGAAACAAG GGAACAACGTTTGTTCTTCAGAAAGAAACTGTACCTAGGCAGAAGCTGTTAGCCACCATATCTAAAGACAAAGGAGTAGCAGAG GCTATAGATGAGTTTCTTGCTTCTAATTCTAATCCGGTGGAAGATGATTACGAGCTTTTAGAAGGAAGCTGGCAAATGATTTGGAGTTCACAG atGTTTACAGATAGTTGGATTGAAAATGCAGCAAATGGTCTTATGGGAAGACAGGTAAACATTTTTGTTAGAATGTCTTTAAGTAGTATTCAGTTGCTTCAGCTTGTTGAGGATTTGATTCAGATCATCGACAAGGATGGGAGGATAAAGTTTGAAGTTAATATCATTCCAGCATTTAGATTCTCCATGAAAGGCAAATTCAT CAGAAAATCAGAAAGCAGTACATATGACTTGAAGATGGACGATGCAGCAATTATAGGCGGTGCATTTGGATATCCAGTCGATATAACAAACAAGATCGAGCTTAAAATTCT GTACGCAGATGAGAAAATGAGAATAAGTCGAGGATTTGATAACATTATCTTCGTTCACATCCGAGAAATTTAG
- the LOC104758408 gene encoding AP2/ERF and B3 domain-containing transcription factor At1g51120-like, with protein MDEMSNEDKTTTETSGSSDSVLPLMKRVKPTVVVETPPALSNTVTTTKYKGVVQQQNGNWGAQIYADHRRIWLGTFKSAAEAAASYDSASIKLRSFDANSHRNFPWSDFTVHEPDFQKPFTTEAVLNMIKEGSYQHKFRDFLKLRSQMVACINIGGSKQVQGGGGRGEAAQESGNCFSWTTELFHKELTPSDVGKLNRLVIPKKHAVKHLPYISDDHNEKEEGETGGAVDDLEDIEFYDREMRQWKFRYCYWKSSQSFVFTRGWNAFVKAKNLKEKDIIVFYDCNVPSDAKTLEGQSKNFKMIDVHYFSGNGFMVPEEVNKTAQESSGEEMKTGNVFSSKLEDEEPKSEEKKGGGFMLFGVRIQ; from the coding sequence ATGGATGAGATGAGCAATGAAGACAAGACAACGACAGAGACTTCGGGCTCAAGTGATTCAGTCTTGCCGCTCATGAAACGCGTGAAACCTACTGTTGTTGTTGAAACGCCTCCTGCCTTGTCTAACACGGTGACAACAACGAAATACAAAGGAGTGGTTCAGCAGCAGAACGGTAATTGGGGTGCTCAGATTTACGCGGACCATCGGAGGATTTGGCTTGGAACTTTCAAATCCGCTGCTGAAGCCGCCGCTTCTTACGACAGCGCATCCATTAAGCTTCGAAGCTTTGATGCTAACTCGCACCGGAACTTCCCTTGGTCTGATTTCACGGTCCATGAACCGGATTTTCAAAAGCCCTTCACGACAGAAGCTGTGTTGAACATGATCAAAGAAGGTTCTTATCAGCACAAGTTCAGAGACTTTCTCAAACTCCGATCTCAGATGGTGGCGTGTATCAACATCGGTGGATCAAAACAAGTTCAAGGTGGAGGAGGACGAGGAGAAGCAGCTCAAGAATCGGGAAACTGTTTTTCTTGGACGACGGAGCTTTTTCATAAGGAGTTGACACCGAGCGATGTAGGGAAACTGAATAGGCTTGTGATACCTAAGAAGCACGCAGTGAAGCATCTGCCTTACATAAGCGATGATCACAACGAGAAAGAAGAGGGCGAGACAGGAGGAGCTGTGGATGATTTGGAAGACATAGAGTTTTACGACAGAGAAATGAGACAATGGAAGTTTAGGTATTGTTACTGGAAAAGTAGCCAGAGCTTTGTCTTCACCAGAGGATGGAATGCATTCGTCAAGGCGAAGAATCTCAAGGAGAAGGATATTATCGTCTTTTACGATTGCAATGTCCCGAGCGATGCCAAGACATTAGAAGGCCAAAGCAAGAACTTCAAGATGATCGATGTTCATTACTTTTCAGGCAACGGTTTCATGGTTCCTGAGGAAGTCAATAAGACGGCTCAGGAGAGTTCTGGTGAAGAAATGAAGACAGGAAACGTCTTTAGCTCAAAGTTAGAAGATGAAGAACCCAAATCTGAGGAGAAAAAGGGAGGAGGGTTTATGCTGTTTGGTGTTAGGATCCAATAG
- the LOC104758406 gene encoding uncharacterized protein LOC104758406 yields the protein MASTSTLLLQSLSSTNLHITVPTRTYSVVRRTFKFTTKCSSKPEPKDQFLDLTPAPESINTTSAEKFPIEKRRRSEIVRDRTQRGIEKPEPPNFEIGWKRTKEINLEKPKGYVIMDFLEKFEALMARDFGSKELLAIAGEIVAERAREEAEVLRDDGKVEERMVTELFRVLKLMEMDLAMVKASVKEETLNERIEQARARCRQAILVANSF from the coding sequence ATGGCTTCCACTTCCacacttcttcttcaatctctctcttctacTAATCTTCACATCACAGTCCCAACAAGAACCTACAGCGTCGTTCGTAGAACATTCAAATTTACAACGAAATGTTCATCAAAACCAGAGCCAAAAGATCAGTTCCTCGATCTCACGCCCGCACCTGAATCAATCAACACAACAAGCGCAGAGAAGTTCCCAATagagaaacgaagaagatcAGAGATCGTACGAGACAGAACACAAAGAGGAATCGAGAAACCAGAGCCACCAAACTTCGAGATTGGttggaaaagaacaaaagagatcaaCTTGGAGAAACCTAAAGGTTATGTAATAATGGATTTTTTAGAGAAGTTCGAAGCTTTAATGGCGAGAGATTTCGGTTCGAAGGAGCTTTTAGCTATAGCTGGTGAGATAGTCGCAGAGAGAGCTAGAGAAGAAGCTGAGGTTTTGAGAGATGATGGTAAAGTTGAAGAGAGAATGGTCACTGAGctctttagggttttgaagTTGATGGAGATGGATTTAGCTATGGTTAAAGCTTCTgttaaagaagaaactttgaATGAGAGGATTGAACAAGCTAGAGCTAGGTGTAGACAAGCTATTCTTGTTGCTAATTCTTTCtaa